The proteins below come from a single Acaryochloris sp. CCMEE 5410 genomic window:
- a CDS encoding Na+/H+ antiporter, whose protein sequence is MLLSNPIVAEMAMEAEDAIANNLKQFLLVLSVSLSVATLPQVFSWFRQIPYTLLLVIVGLCLAFVDVRLVDLSPELILAIFLPPLLFEAAWNLKWSDLKKDLFPICLYAVFGVVITIGGVAFGLNKFAGISLTTALLIGASLSATDPVSVIALFRELGAGKRLKTLMEGESLFNDGMAVVAFSFLVGLPLGVSTFEPSQVLGQLLAVIGIGIGVGSLIGFGISYLTQRFDLPLVEQSLTLVSAYGTYLLTEDLGGSGVIGVVTTGLVLGNFGSRIGMNPRTRLIVTEFWDFLAFFVNSIVFLLIGDQIRFAILGNNLRTIVVTILGMLVTRAISIYVLGLFSNVTAKSEIPIKDQTVLWWGGLRGSVSIALALSVPAVLGEREEIIATVFGVVLFTLLVQGLTTKFLLQGLGLISDQTQQQDYLAATARRAALSRVLDYLEKGDARPGIEPEFYRYQTALVEGQLAKLESELDDMQKKYPELKEFTAEQLKEELLAIEADTYAEFVRAGRLNKELAPFLAEVFIPD, encoded by the coding sequence ATGCTGTTGAGCAATCCGATTGTGGCTGAGATGGCGATGGAAGCAGAAGATGCGATCGCAAATAATCTCAAACAATTTTTGCTGGTATTGTCCGTCTCGTTGAGTGTTGCTACGCTACCCCAGGTATTTAGCTGGTTTCGGCAGATTCCTTACACACTACTGCTCGTGATCGTGGGCTTGTGTTTAGCTTTTGTGGATGTCCGCTTAGTGGATTTATCCCCAGAGCTGATTCTGGCCATCTTTTTACCGCCGCTGCTATTTGAAGCCGCCTGGAATCTGAAATGGTCCGACCTCAAAAAAGATCTTTTCCCTATCTGTCTCTATGCCGTTTTTGGCGTGGTGATCACGATTGGTGGTGTTGCCTTTGGCTTAAACAAATTTGCCGGGATTTCCCTTACCACAGCATTGTTAATCGGAGCCAGCTTATCAGCCACCGATCCCGTTTCCGTGATTGCCCTATTTCGAGAATTGGGGGCAGGCAAACGCCTTAAAACCCTGATGGAAGGGGAAAGCCTTTTTAACGATGGTATGGCGGTTGTGGCCTTTAGCTTTCTGGTGGGTTTGCCCTTGGGAGTCAGTACCTTTGAGCCATCTCAGGTGTTGGGACAACTACTGGCGGTCATTGGTATTGGTATTGGCGTTGGTTCTCTAATTGGGTTTGGCATTTCCTACCTTACCCAACGGTTTGATCTCCCCCTAGTGGAGCAGTCCCTAACTCTCGTATCAGCCTATGGCACCTATCTGCTAACGGAAGACTTGGGCGGTTCTGGCGTCATCGGTGTAGTCACAACAGGCTTGGTGCTAGGTAATTTCGGTTCTCGGATTGGCATGAACCCTAGAACTCGATTGATTGTCACAGAGTTTTGGGATTTTCTCGCTTTCTTTGTCAACTCCATCGTGTTCTTACTGATTGGGGATCAGATTCGGTTTGCCATCTTAGGGAATAACTTAAGAACCATCGTCGTCACTATTTTGGGAATGCTGGTGACTCGGGCCATCTCCATTTATGTTCTGGGCCTATTTAGTAATGTCACCGCAAAGTCCGAGATTCCCATTAAAGATCAGACGGTTCTCTGGTGGGGCGGCCTGCGAGGGTCTGTATCCATTGCTCTGGCCTTAAGTGTGCCTGCAGTGTTAGGGGAACGAGAAGAGATTATTGCCACGGTATTTGGAGTCGTGTTATTCACCTTGTTGGTGCAAGGACTCACGACGAAGTTTCTTCTCCAAGGACTGGGATTAATTAGCGATCAGACCCAACAACAGGATTATCTGGCTGCGACTGCTCGCCGAGCAGCCCTCTCCCGCGTTTTAGATTATCTAGAGAAAGGGGACGCTAGACCGGGGATTGAACCTGAGTTCTATCGGTATCAGACAGCCTTAGTCGAGGGACAGTTGGCCAAACTGGAGTCTGAATTGGACGACATGCAAAAAAAATATCCTGAACTAAAGGAATTTACGGCAGAACAACTGAAAGAAGAATTACTGGCCATTGAGGCAGATACCTATGCTGAGTTTGTCCGAGCAGGTCGCCTCAATAAGGAATTGGCTCCTTTCTTGGCAGAGGTCTTTATCCCGGATTAA
- a CDS encoding heavy metal translocating P-type ATPase — MTQTLTLKLDGMSCAACANNIEKVLRNLNGIEDCSVNFGAEQATVQFNPDQIQPAAVAASIGAAGYRAEILDDQDWYTLADNLSQRPSPPTSQHLQLKVLIGGVISVLLMVGSLPMMTGIPITWIPAWSHHPILQLVLTVPVQFWCGYSFYGGAIKALKQRTATMDTLIALGTSAAFFYSLVVTFIPAGSNQGLGVYYETSAVVITLILLGRWFEERAKGQTSTAIRQLMGLQAKTARVIRDGQVVEIAIAAVQPGDTVLVRPGEKIPVDGEIIEGQSTVDEAMVTGESQPVQKQPGDLVIGATLNKTGSFQFRATHVGKETVLAQIVKLVQEAQGSKAPIQRLADQVTGWFVPAVITIAVITFIVWLLTTQTLSLALITAVGVLIIACPCALGLATPTSVMVGTGKGAEHGILIKGAESLELAHQIQTIVLDKTGTLTEGKPTVTDFMTVKGTSHGNELHLLQLAGMVESHSEHPLADAVVRYAQAQGVDVSLGDTQNFTAIAGQGVQAQVQAHQVHIGTQRWFQTLGVETDGLQTYAHQWETQSKTVIWLAVDHQLEAIMGIADALKPTSIEVVQTLKRMGLEVVMLTGDNQRTAGAIAAQAHIDQVQADVRPDQKAAAIQQLQANGNIVAMVGDGINDAPALAQADVGMAIGTGTDVAIAASDITLISGDLQGIVTAIQLSRATMSNIRQNLFFAFIYNIIGIPVAAGILYPLWGLLLNPMIAGAAMAFSSVSVVTNALRLRQFQPK; from the coding sequence ATGACCCAAACTTTGACACTAAAGCTAGACGGGATGAGCTGTGCCGCTTGTGCCAACAATATCGAGAAAGTCCTCAGGAATTTAAATGGTATTGAAGATTGCAGTGTTAATTTTGGGGCTGAGCAAGCAACGGTTCAGTTCAACCCCGATCAAATTCAACCCGCAGCAGTGGCCGCCTCCATCGGCGCTGCTGGATACAGGGCCGAGATTCTAGACGATCAGGATTGGTACACCCTCGCAGATAACCTATCTCAGCGTCCTTCCCCCCCAACCTCTCAACACCTTCAGCTTAAAGTACTGATTGGTGGCGTGATCAGCGTTTTGCTGATGGTGGGGTCATTGCCGATGATGACGGGTATACCCATTACCTGGATTCCAGCCTGGTCCCATCACCCCATCTTGCAGCTTGTTCTGACCGTGCCAGTTCAGTTCTGGTGTGGCTATTCCTTCTATGGTGGAGCAATCAAGGCTCTAAAGCAGCGAACGGCCACCATGGATACGTTGATTGCTTTGGGCACCAGTGCTGCTTTTTTCTATTCCTTAGTTGTGACCTTTATCCCTGCAGGATCAAACCAGGGCCTTGGGGTTTACTACGAAACCTCTGCTGTGGTGATTACCCTAATCCTGTTGGGACGATGGTTTGAAGAGCGAGCCAAAGGCCAAACTTCTACCGCGATTCGTCAGTTGATGGGCTTGCAGGCCAAAACGGCGCGGGTGATTCGGGATGGGCAGGTCGTGGAGATTGCGATCGCAGCTGTGCAACCTGGCGATACCGTCCTCGTCCGTCCTGGAGAAAAAATCCCCGTGGATGGTGAAATCATTGAAGGTCAATCCACCGTAGATGAAGCAATGGTAACGGGAGAAAGCCAGCCCGTCCAGAAGCAACCCGGCGATCTCGTGATTGGGGCAACGCTCAATAAAACAGGCAGTTTCCAATTCCGTGCCACTCATGTTGGCAAAGAGACGGTCTTGGCTCAGATCGTCAAATTAGTGCAAGAGGCACAGGGGTCGAAAGCGCCGATTCAGCGCTTAGCCGATCAAGTCACGGGCTGGTTTGTCCCAGCCGTGATCACTATTGCAGTCATCACCTTTATCGTCTGGCTACTCACCACCCAAACCCTTTCCTTAGCCCTAATTACAGCCGTTGGTGTTCTGATTATTGCTTGCCCATGTGCCTTAGGATTAGCCACGCCTACTTCGGTCATGGTGGGTACGGGTAAAGGGGCAGAACATGGCATTTTGATCAAGGGGGCCGAGAGTTTGGAGCTGGCCCATCAGATTCAAACCATTGTGCTGGATAAAACGGGCACCTTGACCGAAGGGAAGCCAACAGTGACGGACTTTATGACTGTAAAAGGCACGAGTCATGGCAATGAGCTTCATCTCTTGCAGCTAGCGGGTATGGTTGAAAGCCACTCCGAGCATCCGTTGGCTGACGCTGTGGTTCGTTACGCTCAAGCCCAGGGCGTGGACGTATCGCTGGGTGATACGCAAAACTTTACTGCGATCGCAGGTCAAGGCGTCCAAGCTCAAGTCCAAGCCCACCAGGTTCATATAGGCACCCAGCGCTGGTTTCAGACTTTGGGAGTCGAAACGGATGGGCTGCAGACCTATGCTCACCAATGGGAAACCCAAAGCAAAACCGTGATTTGGCTGGCAGTGGATCATCAACTCGAAGCCATTATGGGCATTGCGGATGCCTTGAAACCTACCTCGATTGAGGTGGTCCAAACCCTGAAGCGGATGGGGTTAGAGGTGGTGATGCTAACGGGGGATAATCAGCGTACTGCAGGTGCGATCGCAGCCCAAGCCCATATTGACCAGGTCCAGGCAGACGTCCGCCCTGACCAAAAAGCCGCCGCCATCCAGCAACTCCAAGCCAATGGCAACATCGTTGCTATGGTGGGGGATGGCATTAACGATGCCCCCGCCTTAGCTCAGGCTGACGTAGGGATGGCCATTGGCACAGGTACTGACGTTGCCATTGCCGCCAGTGACATCACTTTAATTTCAGGGGATCTACAGGGCATCGTCACGGCCATTCAGCTGAGCCGGGCCACCATGAGCAATATTCGCCAGAATCTCTTCTTTGCCTTTATCTATAACATTATCGGCATCCCCGTCGCAGCCGGAATTCTCTACCCTCTGTGGGGACTGCTTCTCAACCCGATGATTGCCGGGGCAGCAATGGCTTTTAGTTCCGTTTCGGTGGTAACCAATGCCCTCCGACTGCGGCAGTTTCAACCGAAGTAA
- a CDS encoding GAF domain-containing sensor histidine kinase: MLLPASIEFTNLCRTQVTFLMQSFQASMGAVYLSKDLPAQQQGELIPVVIYPEESGKNLQPAPLRLPASDPEQPRNPNPALTSSQTNILSELDKEEFWSENTLSTSALALSQAQQVVIPLIHEEMVLGLLVAAREHRSWSKVEQSQLQQIADTLALACILDQRSQWLANAQYQQRALQSEQHQTLSNLLHQFRNPLTALKTLGKLLHKRFGEDDNNRKIAASIVEQSDRLEEMLRQFDGAIDIGEAAIEPFETDAWGSTPQPTPPALPPSLPLGEDELHLQPCQFRDILQPLIQSAVGRVEQKDLQLTVRIPSNLPPINADLSALREVCSNLFDNALKYTPAGGEVQVEVCRQVTEGRQPAQFLLVSDSGPGIPQADLTRVFERQYRGVQAQTDIPGTGLGLAIARTLMEQMQGDIQAFSPRIDQPDSLMGATPGSTFMVRLPECDVKILA; this comes from the coding sequence ATGTTGTTGCCCGCTAGCATCGAATTCACAAATCTCTGTCGAACACAGGTGACTTTTTTGATGCAAAGCTTTCAGGCCAGCATGGGAGCAGTGTACTTGTCTAAAGATTTGCCTGCACAACAGCAAGGGGAGCTGATTCCCGTTGTTATCTATCCCGAAGAGTCAGGGAAAAACCTACAGCCAGCTCCCCTACGTTTGCCTGCGAGCGACCCTGAACAGCCACGGAATCCCAATCCTGCCCTAACGTCTAGCCAAACTAATATTTTGTCTGAGCTAGACAAGGAAGAATTCTGGTCAGAGAATACGCTCTCCACTTCAGCCCTGGCCTTATCCCAGGCCCAACAAGTCGTCATTCCATTGATTCATGAAGAGATGGTGTTGGGATTGCTGGTCGCTGCCCGTGAGCATCGTTCTTGGAGCAAGGTAGAACAATCTCAGTTGCAGCAGATTGCGGATACCTTAGCCCTGGCCTGTATTCTGGATCAGCGCTCCCAATGGCTCGCGAATGCCCAATATCAGCAGCGAGCATTGCAGTCGGAACAACACCAAACTCTGTCGAATCTGTTACATCAGTTTCGTAATCCCCTCACTGCCTTAAAAACCTTAGGTAAGCTACTCCACAAGCGGTTTGGGGAAGATGATAATAATCGCAAAATTGCGGCCAGTATTGTGGAGCAAAGCGATCGCTTAGAAGAAATGCTCCGCCAGTTTGATGGAGCGATTGATATAGGGGAAGCGGCCATTGAGCCATTTGAAACCGATGCTTGGGGCTCAACGCCACAGCCCACCCCTCCGGCTTTACCTCCCTCGCTGCCGTTAGGGGAAGATGAACTACATCTGCAGCCTTGCCAGTTTAGAGATATTCTTCAACCCCTCATCCAATCAGCGGTGGGACGAGTAGAGCAAAAGGACTTACAGCTCACGGTTAGGATTCCAAGTAATTTGCCCCCGATTAACGCCGATCTGAGCGCATTGCGGGAGGTCTGTAGCAATTTGTTTGATAACGCGTTGAAATATACTCCAGCTGGTGGCGAGGTCCAAGTAGAGGTTTGTCGCCAAGTGACTGAGGGCCGTCAACCGGCCCAATTTCTGTTGGTTAGCGATAGCGGCCCCGGCATTCCTCAGGCTGATTTAACACGGGTTTTTGAGCGGCAATATCGGGGTGTGCAGGCCCAAACTGATATTCCAGGAACTGGGTTAGGCTTAGCCATTGCCAGAACGTTAATGGAACAAATGCAGGGCGATATTCAAGCCTTTAGTCCACGCATTGATCAGCCCGATTCGCTGATGGGAGCAACACCAGGCAGCACATTTATGGTGAGACTACCAGAATGTGACGTCAAGATTTTGGCCTGA
- a CDS encoding isoprenyl transferase: protein MNNFDYVTRPTDLDPDCLPQHVAVIMDGNGRWAKRQGFPRIAGHRQGARTLKDLVRCCKDWGIPTLTAYAFSTENWRRPLEEVDFLLVLFERLLRQELAEMDREGVRISFIGDLSPLPSSLRKEIDRAVLATANNRAVHFNVAVNYGSRAELTQACRQIAEQVQLGNIEPGAVDEQLIEQYLYTAGTPDPDLLIRSSGELRLSNYLLWQLAYTEFYFTDVFWPDFDRAVFHEALQHYQMRDRRFGTVKLKQPCAG from the coding sequence ATGAACAACTTCGATTACGTTACTCGCCCTACAGATTTAGATCCTGATTGTTTACCCCAACATGTTGCCGTCATTATGGATGGCAACGGTCGCTGGGCCAAACGCCAAGGGTTTCCCCGGATTGCGGGTCATCGCCAAGGGGCACGGACTCTCAAAGATTTAGTGCGCTGCTGCAAAGACTGGGGCATTCCCACCCTGACGGCCTATGCCTTTTCGACAGAAAATTGGCGTCGCCCCCTAGAGGAAGTCGACTTTCTTTTGGTCTTGTTTGAGCGCCTCCTTCGTCAGGAACTGGCTGAAATGGATCGTGAAGGGGTGCGAATTTCCTTTATCGGCGATTTGTCTCCCCTACCCTCTTCTCTGCGGAAGGAAATCGATCGAGCGGTTTTAGCAACGGCCAATAACCGGGCTGTTCATTTCAATGTGGCGGTGAATTATGGCAGTCGAGCCGAACTGACCCAAGCCTGTCGTCAAATTGCGGAGCAGGTTCAGCTGGGTAATATTGAGCCAGGGGCGGTGGACGAGCAACTGATTGAGCAATATCTCTACACCGCTGGCACCCCTGACCCTGACCTGTTGATTCGCAGCAGTGGCGAACTCCGCTTAAGTAACTACCTGCTGTGGCAGCTAGCCTATACAGAGTTTTATTTTACAGATGTGTTCTGGCCTGATTTCGACCGGGCGGTTTTTCATGAGGCGTTGCAGCACTACCAGATGCGCGATCGCAGATTTGGAACGGTTAAACTCAAACAGCCCTGCGCAGGTTAA
- a CDS encoding ferritin-like domain-containing protein, protein MARFVGGTVNDQGDLVELGLWEKEERQHSPALQRLYTQLSGLKLMPLPHDPKPYEPTDNLHQDLFEHGLHRVATEYGATCLYVWLMAHSTGPLHQVLAELLIDEINHMTKFWGFGRWAYPHTSMFKILVTLLCPQSRTTKQKPSSFSRTLKRMMQVLHWEAWSLPNKLSLLWTFVYVLWHLWRWSRSLNPDQLNRWFGQSPETPCPSTGI, encoded by the coding sequence ATGGCTCGATTTGTGGGCGGTACCGTTAATGACCAAGGAGACTTAGTGGAGCTGGGACTTTGGGAAAAGGAAGAACGCCAACATTCCCCCGCACTACAGCGGTTATATACCCAACTGTCTGGGTTAAAGCTAATGCCTTTGCCCCACGATCCCAAACCTTATGAGCCCACGGATAATCTCCATCAAGATCTGTTCGAGCATGGTCTCCATCGCGTGGCGACGGAATATGGGGCTACTTGCCTGTATGTGTGGTTAATGGCGCATTCAACGGGGCCATTGCATCAGGTGTTAGCTGAGCTATTGATTGACGAAATTAACCATATGACCAAATTTTGGGGATTTGGGCGCTGGGCTTATCCTCACACCTCAATGTTTAAGATTCTGGTGACTTTACTCTGCCCCCAGTCGAGAACAACGAAACAAAAACCTAGTAGTTTTAGTCGTACCCTGAAACGGATGATGCAAGTACTCCACTGGGAAGCCTGGTCTTTACCCAATAAGTTATCCCTTTTATGGACCTTTGTTTATGTTTTATGGCATCTGTGGCGATGGAGTCGCTCTTTGAACCCAGACCAGCTTAATCGCTGGTTTGGGCAGTCCCCAGAAACTCCTTGTCCTTCCACTGGCATTTAG
- a CDS encoding ShlB/FhaC/HecB family hemolysin secretion/activation protein, whose translation MASEYRFIRLRFHLLRTLLGLWGLYLLPLRVRAQTAPVPPPDFNRIEPEIFPEPTPPSKKKLPPSEDLLNAPPQPTPQPESPDNPNFIPVTRYRVTGNTVLSEEEIETVTKPFTGDAVPFSRLLEARSALTQYYIDQGYITSGAYLPADQVIEDGVVTLQVVEGRLEGIEVSGNKHLKSSYVSKRLNLGAGPPLNVNELLGAMRLLQIDPLIGNLSAELTAGSGPGLSILQVKVEEAPTFDVQFVLDNQRSGSIGSFQRQVVVSEANLFGFGDGVRLGYANTDGSNELDFTYTFPINARNGTISASFSQVWSRVVEEPFDQLDIEGVSRDLSLTYRQPVIQTPQKELALGITLGRQESDTSLLGIPFPLSPGADAEGRTEISQLRLFQEWTQRGNDSVLALRSEFGIGLDAFATINPNPVAPGDPNIPDGLFFLWRGQAQWVKQFAPGNLLLLRSTAQFADRPLVPLQQYGLGGLNSVRGYPQNLLLVDNGLFGSAEYRLPLARFGDNQEGLLQLAPFFDAGHGWSNTDGSRTETLAAVGLGLRWQWSDLMSARLDWGIPILSVGPETSGFDDSQLFFSIVVSPF comes from the coding sequence ATGGCTTCTGAATATCGTTTTATTCGCCTTCGCTTTCACCTACTCAGAACTTTATTGGGATTATGGGGACTTTATCTTCTACCGCTGAGGGTAAGAGCACAGACCGCCCCCGTGCCTCCACCCGATTTTAATCGTATAGAGCCAGAGATATTTCCTGAGCCAACACCCCCAAGCAAAAAAAAGTTACCTCCTTCGGAAGACTTGCTGAACGCTCCCCCTCAGCCAACGCCTCAGCCAGAATCCCCTGACAATCCAAACTTTATCCCTGTGACGAGATACCGTGTCACCGGTAACACGGTGCTAAGTGAAGAAGAGATAGAAACAGTTACTAAGCCCTTCACGGGGGATGCGGTTCCTTTCTCTCGATTACTTGAAGCTCGTTCTGCCCTAACTCAGTACTACATCGATCAGGGCTACATCACCTCAGGAGCCTACTTACCCGCAGACCAGGTGATTGAAGATGGGGTAGTGACCTTACAAGTCGTAGAAGGGCGACTGGAAGGGATTGAAGTCTCAGGTAACAAGCATCTGAAGTCCAGTTATGTCAGCAAACGACTCAATCTGGGGGCAGGGCCACCCCTGAATGTGAATGAGCTATTGGGGGCAATGCGGCTGCTTCAGATTGATCCTCTGATTGGCAACCTATCGGCTGAGCTGACTGCAGGCTCGGGGCCAGGCTTGAGCATTCTACAGGTGAAGGTAGAAGAAGCCCCCACCTTTGATGTGCAGTTTGTCTTGGACAATCAGCGTTCTGGTAGTATCGGTAGTTTTCAACGACAAGTGGTCGTCAGCGAGGCCAATCTGTTCGGGTTTGGGGATGGCGTGCGCTTAGGCTATGCCAATACAGACGGTAGCAATGAATTAGATTTTACCTACACCTTTCCCATCAATGCTCGCAATGGCACCATCAGTGCGAGCTTTAGCCAAGTTTGGAGTCGGGTGGTGGAAGAACCCTTCGACCAGTTGGATATTGAAGGGGTATCCCGAGATCTGAGTTTGACCTATCGTCAGCCCGTGATTCAAACACCCCAGAAGGAACTGGCCCTGGGAATTACCTTGGGCCGTCAAGAAAGTGACACCTCGTTATTAGGGATACCGTTTCCGCTGTCACCCGGTGCTGATGCTGAAGGACGCACCGAAATTTCCCAGCTTCGGTTATTCCAGGAGTGGACCCAACGAGGGAATGATTCGGTTTTAGCGTTGCGATCAGAGTTTGGCATTGGTCTAGATGCCTTTGCCACGATTAATCCCAATCCAGTGGCACCTGGTGATCCCAATATCCCTGATGGGTTGTTTTTCCTCTGGCGTGGACAAGCCCAATGGGTGAAGCAATTCGCCCCTGGCAATCTCTTGCTCCTGCGTTCAACGGCTCAATTTGCCGACCGCCCCCTAGTACCTCTGCAACAGTATGGTTTGGGTGGACTCAATAGCGTTCGAGGGTATCCCCAGAATCTCTTGCTGGTTGATAATGGTTTATTTGGTTCTGCCGAGTATCGTTTACCCCTAGCTCGGTTTGGCGATAACCAAGAAGGATTATTGCAGCTTGCCCCATTTTTTGATGCAGGCCATGGCTGGAGTAATACAGATGGGTCGAGAACTGAGACACTAGCAGCTGTGGGTTTGGGCCTCAGATGGCAGTGGTCAGATTTGATGTCAGCTCGTTTGGATTGGGGAATTCCGATCCTCTCTGTTGGTCCAGAAACCAGTGGTTTTGATGATAGCCAGCTCTTCTTTTCGATTGTGGTCAGTCCGTTCTAG
- a CDS encoding CorA family divalent cation transporter — MLSALMTVQVGKLGVKDLTKKMTMQLPANWQLPDEIKRRFGQKGAGKQRAMLADDHLLLVLHKLPQPGSRLRQGIFFWRNPKGAWKCSEGGEGLPRLKKHLKDYSKAEQQLSQAYSQAALAEDFFQILENLAPICRAAKNMMDTLQAAREDVPEDRDIIDLRDWANDLDRTLDLLYTDVKNALEFDLTRRAEEQSRLSLESVRIAQRLNLLAAVFLPLTALCSLFGMNLPNGLERSPLGFWIILGFGIALGIATQRWILQPATKT; from the coding sequence TTGCTCTCTGCATTAATGACCGTGCAGGTGGGCAAATTGGGAGTAAAAGACCTTACTAAAAAAATGACGATGCAACTGCCTGCCAATTGGCAACTACCCGATGAAATCAAACGTCGTTTTGGCCAAAAGGGAGCGGGCAAACAACGTGCCATGCTAGCTGATGACCATCTGTTGCTAGTACTCCATAAGTTGCCACAGCCTGGAAGTCGACTACGGCAAGGGATTTTCTTTTGGCGCAACCCCAAAGGGGCTTGGAAATGCAGTGAGGGGGGAGAAGGGTTACCCCGGCTCAAGAAACATCTTAAAGACTACAGCAAAGCCGAACAGCAACTCAGTCAAGCGTATAGTCAAGCGGCCTTAGCTGAAGACTTTTTCCAAATCCTAGAAAACTTGGCACCGATCTGTCGGGCGGCTAAAAATATGATGGATACCCTGCAAGCAGCTCGGGAGGACGTTCCTGAGGATAGAGACATCATTGATCTAAGAGATTGGGCCAATGATTTAGACCGGACTTTGGATTTGCTCTATACCGATGTTAAAAATGCCCTGGAGTTTGACTTAACCCGACGGGCTGAAGAACAAAGTCGCCTCAGCTTGGAGTCAGTTCGTATAGCTCAACGCCTAAATCTTTTAGCTGCTGTGTTTCTACCCCTCACAGCCCTCTGCAGCTTGTTTGGCATGAACTTGCCCAACGGCTTAGAACGTTCGCCTTTAGGCTTCTGGATCATTTTAGGCTTCGGGATTGCCTTAGGGATCGCGACCCAACGGTGGATTCTCCAACCTGCTACTAAAACTTAA